The following is a genomic window from Flavobacterium sp..
AATCACAAAGAAACTGGATTGGGAAATCGGTCGGTGCTTTGGTAACTTTTAATGTGAAAGATCATAATGAAGTAATCGAAGTTTTCACTACTCGTCCTGATACTATTTTTGGAGTAACTTTTATGACTTTGGCACCAGAACATGATTTGGTTGCTAAAATTACAACTCCAGAACAAAAAGAAGCTGTTGAAGCGTATATCGAAAAAACGGCAAAACGTTCTGAACGTGAACGTATGGCCGATGTAAAAACCATTTCCGGAGTATTTACAGGAGCTTATGCAGAACATCCGTTTACAAAAGAAGCTATTCCGGTTTGGATTGGTGATTATGTTTTGGCGGGTTACGGAACTGGTGCTGTAATGGCGGTTCCTTGCGGAGACGAAAGAGATTATGCTTTTGCTAATTTCTTTAAAGGTCAAAACGGAATGCAGGAAATTAAAAATATCTTCGCAAATGTTGATATTTCTGAAGCTGCTTATGGATCAAAAGACAATGTTGAAATCGCAAATTCTGATTTCTTAAACGGATTAGATTATAAAAAAGGAACTCAAAAAGCGATTGAAAAATTAGAAGAAATTGGTCAGGGAACAGGTAAAACAAATTACCGTTTACGTGATGCTGTTTTCTCTCGTCAGCGTTATTGGGGAGAACCATTCCCAGTTTATTATGTAAATGGATTGCCTAAAATGATTGACACACAGCATTTGCCAATTATTTTGCCAGAAGTTGAGAAATATTTACCAACAGAAGACGGTTTGCCACCATTAGGAAACGCAGCAGTTTGGGCTTGGGATATAAAACAAAATAAAGTTGTCAATACCGATTTAGTTGACAATGTTTCAGTTTTTCCTTTAGAATTAAACACAATGCCAGGTTGGGCGGGAAGTTCATGGTATTGGATGCGTTATATGGATGCTCACAACGAAAATGAATTTGCGAGCAAAGAAGCTTTGACTTACTGGGAAAATGTAGATTTATACATTGGAGGAAGCGAACACGCAACAGGTCACTTATTGTATTCTCGTTTCTGGAACAAATTCTTAAAAGACAAAGGTTTTGCACCAACCGAAGAACCATTCAAAAAACTGATTAATCAGGGAATGATTTTGGGGACTAGTGGTTTTGTTTATAGAATTGAAGGAACAAATAGTTTTGTTTCTAAAAATAAAATTGGAGATCAAAAAGTACAGCCAATTCACGCTGATGTTTCAATGGTAAATTCTTCTGATGAATTAGATATTGCAAAATTTAAAGCCTGGAGAGAAGATTATGCTGATGCAGAATTTATTTTAGATGATAACGGAAAATACATTGTAGGCCGCGAAGTCGAAAAAATGTCAAAATCAAAGTACAATGTAGTTACTCCTGATGATATTTGTGCAGAATATGGAGCTGATACATTGCGTTTATATGAAATGTTCTTAGGCCCCTTAGAGCAGGCAAAACCTTGGAATACTGCCGGAATTTCTGGTGTATTTGGTTTCTTGAAAAAATTATGGAGATTGTATTTTGATGATAACGGTTTAATCGTAAACAACGACGAACCAACAAAAGACAATTTAAAATCATTGCATAAAACGATTAAAAAAGTAGCAGAAGATATCGAGAATTTCTCTTTCAATACTTCGGTTTCTCAATTTATGATTTGTGTAAATGAACTGTCTTCTCAAAACTGTCATTCAAGAGCGATTTTAGAACCATTAGCAATTTTGGTTTCGCCATACGCGCCTCATATCGCAGAAGAATTATGGTCACAATTAGGACATACAACTTCAATTTCAGAAGTTGCTTTCCCAATTTTTGATGAGAAACATTTAATCGAAACGAATAAAGAATACCCGGTTTCTTTCAACGGAAAAATGCGTTTCACAATCGAATTGCCTTTGGATTTAACCGCAGCACAAATCGAAGAAATTGTAATGAAAGACGAAAGAACACAAAGACAATTAGATGGCAGAACACCAAATAAAGTGATTATTGTTCCAGGAAAAATAATTAATCTAGTCGGTTAATTATTTTAAAATTTCAATATAAAAATTCCAAATTCCAATTTTACGATTGGGGTTTGGGATTTTTTTTTGTGCTTATTTTTTTTGCCACTAATTGCACTATTATCACGAATTTTGTTTTAGATGCTGGTGTTTTTTTTAACGCAAAGAGCGCTAAGGTTTTTCGCAGAGTTTGGAAGGTTATTTTGCTTGCAAAAGCACAAGAACACAAAGCTTCTCAGTTTTGCGGAGTTTCTTAGCTTTTTGTTTACGTTGACTGTATAATTCACATAAAAATCAATTCGTATAATTCGTGGCGAAAAAACCTTTGCGACCTTCATCGATAACATCGAAATTACAAATAAAAAACTTCCAAACTTTGCGAAAAACCTTAGCGCTCTTTGCGTTACAAACCCACACCAACATTGGAATTTGGAATTTAATTATTAAAAATTTTTAAAAGTGTTGTAACATTTTAATAGTTGTCGTATCAAAAGCACGGATCCGATTTAATTAACAACTTAAAACTATTAAAAATGAAAAAGTATATCATCTTAATTATCGCATTCTTATTTTCAGCATTATGTCTAAATGTTTTTGCACAAACAAAATCATATCCATTTGAAGTTCTTAAAAGCGGAAAAGGAAAACAATCTATTATATTCATTCCCGGATTTGCTTCTTCCGGCGATGTCTGGAATGAAACCAAAGCAGCTTTCGAAAAAGATTTCACTTGTTATACGCTAACAATGGCTGGATTTGCCGGAGTAAAACCACAGCCAAATCCATCTTTTGAAAATTGGAAAACCGAAATCGCCAATTATATCAAAGACAATAAAATCGAAAAACCAGTTTTAATCGGTCACAGTATGGGCGGCGGACTGGCACTGGCAATTGCTTCTGATTATCCGGATTTAATTGGAAAAATTGTTGTGGTTGATGCGCTTCCATGTTTGGCGGCTTTGAGCGATCCTTCTTTTAAATCAAAAGAAAATAACGATTGTTCTGCAACCGTAAATCAAATGACGGCTATGAATGAAACCCAGTTTTATGATATGCAGAAACAAATGATGCCAAGACTTTTGCAAGATTCATCAAAATTAGAAACAGTAGTAAACTGGAGTGTAAAATCTGACCGAACCACTTTTGGACAAATGTATTGTGATTTTTTTAATGTTGATTTAAGAGAAAGAATCGCAGCGATAAAATGTCCGTCGTTAATTTTATTAGAATCTTATTTTATAAATTTAAAACCGGCAATCGAAGGACAGTACAAAAACTTGAAAACATCCAATTTTCAATACGCCAATAAAGGTTTACATTTTATTATGTATGATGACAAAGACTGGTATTTGGCACAATTAAACACTTTTTTAAAATCTTAAGATGGAATTCGAAGAAATCTACAAAACATATTGGGATAGAATTTTTAGGCTCTGCATGGGATTTGTGAATGATTATGATGCGGCTCAGGATTTGGCTCAGGAAACGTTTATAATTGTCTGGCAGAAATTAGAAACTTTTAGAAATGAATCTGCTATTGGAACCTGGATTTTCAGGATTGCTTCCAATAATTGCCTGAGGCAGATTGAAAAACAAAAGCGTTTTCCAAAATCAGAATTACCGATTCATCTTTCAGAAGAAAAACAAATATCATTAGAACCACAGATTCAGTTTTTATACAAATGTATTGCCGATCTTCCGGAAACTGATCGTATCATAATTTCATTAGAATTAGAAGATATTAAACAAGCAGAAATTGCTAAAATCGTCGGACTTTCTGAAGCCAATGTAAGAGTGAAAATTCACAGAATCAAAGAAAAACTGACTCAAAAATTTAAAGAAAATGGACAACGATAACAATATAGATTTTAAGGATTTAT
Proteins encoded in this region:
- the leuS gene encoding leucine--tRNA ligase, producing MKYNPNEIDAKWQKYWAENQTFAAKNNSEKPKHYVLDMFPYPSGAGLHVGHPLGYIASDVYSRFKRHQGFNVLHPMGYDSFGLPAEQYAIQTGQRPEDTTRVNIDGGVDKEGKQIAGYRKQLDKIGFSFDWAREVRTSNPDYYKHTQWIFIQLFNSWYCRKQGKAFDISTLVEVFEEEGNKLVEAVCDDNVEIFTADEWNSYSEDQKEKILLQYRMTYLAETEVNWCPGLGTVLANDEIVNGVSERGGFPVIRKKMTQWSMRISAYAERLLQGLNDIDWSESIKESQRNWIGKSVGALVTFNVKDHNEVIEVFTTRPDTIFGVTFMTLAPEHDLVAKITTPEQKEAVEAYIEKTAKRSERERMADVKTISGVFTGAYAEHPFTKEAIPVWIGDYVLAGYGTGAVMAVPCGDERDYAFANFFKGQNGMQEIKNIFANVDISEAAYGSKDNVEIANSDFLNGLDYKKGTQKAIEKLEEIGQGTGKTNYRLRDAVFSRQRYWGEPFPVYYVNGLPKMIDTQHLPIILPEVEKYLPTEDGLPPLGNAAVWAWDIKQNKVVNTDLVDNVSVFPLELNTMPGWAGSSWYWMRYMDAHNENEFASKEALTYWENVDLYIGGSEHATGHLLYSRFWNKFLKDKGFAPTEEPFKKLINQGMILGTSGFVYRIEGTNSFVSKNKIGDQKVQPIHADVSMVNSSDELDIAKFKAWREDYADAEFILDDNGKYIVGREVEKMSKSKYNVVTPDDICAEYGADTLRLYEMFLGPLEQAKPWNTAGISGVFGFLKKLWRLYFDDNGLIVNNDEPTKDNLKSLHKTIKKVAEDIENFSFNTSVSQFMICVNELSSQNCHSRAILEPLAILVSPYAPHIAEELWSQLGHTTSISEVAFPIFDEKHLIETNKEYPVSFNGKMRFTIELPLDLTAAQIEEIVMKDERTQRQLDGRTPNKVIIVPGKIINLVG
- a CDS encoding alpha/beta hydrolase, translating into MKKYIILIIAFLFSALCLNVFAQTKSYPFEVLKSGKGKQSIIFIPGFASSGDVWNETKAAFEKDFTCYTLTMAGFAGVKPQPNPSFENWKTEIANYIKDNKIEKPVLIGHSMGGGLALAIASDYPDLIGKIVVVDALPCLAALSDPSFKSKENNDCSATVNQMTAMNETQFYDMQKQMMPRLLQDSSKLETVVNWSVKSDRTTFGQMYCDFFNVDLRERIAAIKCPSLILLESYFINLKPAIEGQYKNLKTSNFQYANKGLHFIMYDDKDWYLAQLNTFLKS
- a CDS encoding sigma-70 family RNA polymerase sigma factor, with product MEFEEIYKTYWDRIFRLCMGFVNDYDAAQDLAQETFIIVWQKLETFRNESAIGTWIFRIASNNCLRQIEKQKRFPKSELPIHLSEEKQISLEPQIQFLYKCIADLPETDRIIISLELEDIKQAEIAKIVGLSEANVRVKIHRIKEKLTQKFKENGQR